The proteins below are encoded in one region of Amycolatopsis acidiphila:
- a CDS encoding GNAT family N-acetyltransferase, with the protein MDRLTVRDVERGELAELADLCREHAEFDRGLDEPVQPLPDDLAERLEEQIFGPRPGIWCLVAVAGGALAGYASYCWHPSTWRGDSYVLLDCLFVRDGVRGQAVGRRLFDAGVRRARELGATRLQWQTPRQNHAGQRFYERTGAHGVDKLRYTLSL; encoded by the coding sequence ATGGATCGACTGACGGTCCGCGACGTCGAACGCGGCGAGCTCGCGGAGCTGGCCGACCTGTGCCGCGAGCACGCCGAGTTCGACCGCGGTCTCGACGAGCCGGTCCAGCCGCTGCCCGACGACCTCGCCGAGCGGCTGGAGGAGCAGATCTTCGGCCCCCGGCCGGGGATCTGGTGCCTGGTTGCCGTGGCCGGCGGCGCGCTCGCGGGCTACGCCTCGTACTGCTGGCATCCCTCGACGTGGCGCGGCGACAGTTACGTCCTGCTCGACTGCCTCTTCGTGCGCGACGGCGTCCGCGGGCAGGCCGTCGGCCGGCGCCTGTTCGACGCCGGCGTGCGGCGGGCGCGGGAGCTGGGCGCCACCAGGCTCCAGTGGCAGACACCCCGGCAGAACCACGCCGGGCAGCGGTTCTACGAGCGGACCGGGGCCCACGGCGTGGACAAGCTCAGGTACACATTGAGCCTGTGA
- a CDS encoding VOC family protein has protein sequence MSIDHLVYATPDLPGTVSALAGQGIELTPGGPHVGRGTRNFLAGLGGGTYLEVIGPDTEQPEPGEPRSFGIDELQAPRLVTWAARVPRLADALEAAADYPVLGPVPMSRRRPDGVLLEWELAFPPDGDGLVPFLIDWYDSPHPADDLAGSSRLVSLVGVHPEPDAITRHVGVLGQALEVGFGEQPALEAVLWTSQGSVVLR, from the coding sequence GTGAGCATCGACCACCTCGTCTACGCGACGCCGGACCTGCCCGGCACCGTGTCCGCGCTCGCCGGGCAGGGGATCGAGCTCACCCCGGGTGGGCCGCACGTCGGACGCGGCACCAGGAACTTCCTCGCCGGGCTCGGCGGCGGCACGTACCTCGAGGTGATCGGCCCGGACACCGAGCAGCCCGAGCCCGGCGAGCCGAGGTCCTTCGGCATCGACGAACTCCAGGCGCCCCGGCTGGTCACCTGGGCGGCCCGCGTCCCCAGGCTGGCCGACGCCCTCGAAGCCGCCGCCGACTACCCGGTTCTCGGCCCGGTACCCATGTCACGCCGCCGTCCCGACGGTGTCCTGCTCGAGTGGGAGCTGGCGTTTCCACCGGACGGCGACGGGCTCGTGCCCTTCCTCATCGACTGGTACGACTCGCCGCACCCCGCCGACGACCTGGCGGGCAGCTCCCGTCTGGTCTCGCTCGTCGGAGTGCACCCGGAGCCCGACGCGATCACCCGTCATGTCGGTGTGCTCGGGCAGGCGCTCGAGGTCGGCTTCGGGGAGCAGCCCGCGCTGGAGGCGGTGCTGTGGACCTCACAGGGCAGCGTGGTGCTGCGGTGA
- a CDS encoding DNA-3-methyladenine glycosylase, protein MRLFKREELAVDPVDLAHVLLGAVIETTGPEGTVAARLVEVEAYRGQDDPASHCYRGQTPRNEVMWGPAGHLYVYFVYGMHFCANIVGREEGEAGAVLLRAAEVVEGVDLARARRKAARRDDELAQGPARLTSALRIGPEHNGADLVNPDSPVRLFTGDEVPAADVRAGPRVGVAAAMDVPWRFWVDSPAVSVYRRGGRARPRK, encoded by the coding sequence GTGAGGCTGTTCAAGCGCGAGGAGCTCGCCGTCGACCCTGTGGACCTGGCGCACGTGCTGCTCGGCGCGGTGATCGAGACCACCGGGCCGGAGGGCACGGTTGCCGCGCGCCTCGTCGAGGTCGAGGCGTACCGCGGACAGGACGATCCGGCCTCGCACTGCTACCGCGGCCAGACCCCGCGCAACGAGGTGATGTGGGGGCCGGCCGGGCATCTCTACGTCTACTTCGTCTACGGCATGCACTTCTGCGCGAACATCGTCGGCCGCGAAGAGGGCGAGGCCGGCGCGGTCCTGCTCCGTGCCGCCGAAGTCGTCGAGGGCGTGGACCTGGCCCGGGCGCGCAGGAAGGCCGCGAGGCGGGACGACGAGCTCGCACAGGGGCCTGCCCGGCTGACCTCCGCGCTGCGCATCGGGCCGGAGCACAACGGTGCCGACCTGGTGAATCCCGATTCCCCGGTGCGCCTGTTCACCGGGGACGAGGTCCCGGCCGCGGACGTCCGCGCCGGGCCGCGCGTCGGGGTGGCGGCCGCGATGGACGTCCCATGGCGGTTCTGGGTCGACTCGCCCGCGGTGTCGGTCTACCGGCGCGGCGGCCGGGCACGACCCCGTAAGTAG
- the tyrS gene encoding tyrosine--tRNA ligase: MSEHILDELSWRGLVAQSTDLDALRTDLDAGPLTLYGGFDPTADSLHAGNLVQLLTLARFQRAGHRPIVLAGGATGQIGDPRDVGERTLVGLDVIQERLQRIGVQLEKFVTFDDSPTGAVIENNLNWFAEVSALDFLRDVGKHFSVNVMLARETVKRRLASDGMSYTEFSYLLLQSYDYLRLHRKYGTKLQIGGSDQWGNIIGGVDYIRKVDGATVHALTTPLVTDSEGRKFGKSTGGGNLWLDPSMTSPYAWFQYFVNVGDAEAVPYLKMFTFLGREEIAELEQLTADKPQLRAAQRKLAEELTTLVHGAEQTRQVALASQALFGRGELSELDESTLDAVMAEVPTAEVRLSDEPAIIDLLLAPGLVDSKGAARRAVKEGGAYVNNVKVADEEWRPSAADALHGKWLVVRRGKRTTGGVRLLR; this comes from the coding sequence GTGAGCGAACACATTCTCGACGAACTGTCCTGGCGCGGGCTCGTCGCCCAGTCCACCGACCTCGACGCCCTCCGGACGGACCTCGACGCCGGCCCGCTCACGCTCTACGGCGGCTTCGACCCGACCGCGGACAGCCTGCACGCCGGCAACCTCGTCCAGCTGCTGACGCTGGCGCGCTTCCAGCGCGCGGGACACCGGCCGATCGTGCTCGCCGGCGGCGCGACCGGTCAGATCGGCGACCCGCGGGACGTGGGGGAGCGGACGCTGGTGGGGCTCGACGTCATCCAGGAGCGGCTGCAGCGCATCGGCGTGCAGCTGGAGAAGTTCGTGACCTTCGACGACTCGCCCACCGGTGCGGTCATCGAGAACAACCTGAACTGGTTCGCCGAGGTCAGCGCGCTGGACTTCCTGCGCGACGTCGGCAAGCACTTCTCGGTCAACGTGATGCTCGCGCGGGAGACGGTCAAGCGCCGCCTCGCCTCGGACGGGATGTCCTACACCGAGTTCAGCTACCTGCTCCTGCAGTCCTACGACTACCTGCGACTGCACCGGAAGTACGGCACGAAGCTGCAGATCGGCGGCTCCGACCAGTGGGGCAACATCATCGGCGGGGTGGACTACATCCGCAAGGTCGACGGCGCCACGGTGCACGCGCTCACGACGCCGCTGGTCACCGACTCCGAGGGGCGGAAGTTCGGGAAGTCCACCGGCGGCGGGAACCTGTGGCTGGACCCGTCGATGACGTCCCCGTACGCCTGGTTCCAGTACTTCGTGAACGTCGGCGACGCCGAGGCCGTCCCGTACCTGAAGATGTTCACCTTCCTCGGCCGCGAGGAGATTGCCGAGCTGGAACAGCTCACAGCCGACAAGCCGCAGCTACGCGCGGCGCAGCGGAAGCTCGCCGAGGAGCTGACGACGCTCGTGCACGGCGCGGAGCAGACGCGTCAGGTGGCGCTGGCGAGCCAGGCGCTGTTCGGGCGCGGCGAGCTGAGCGAGCTCGACGAGTCGACCCTTGACGCCGTCATGGCCGAGGTCCCGACGGCCGAGGTCCGGCTGTCCGACGAGCCGGCGATCATCGACCTGCTGCTCGCGCCCGGACTCGTGGACAGCAAGGGCGCCGCGCGCCGTGCCGTCAAGGAGGGCGGTGCGTACGTGAACAACGTGAAGGTCGCCGATGAGGAGTGGCGGCCGTCCGCCGCCGACGCGCTGCACGGCAAGTGGCTCGTGGTGCGCCGCGGCAAGCGGACCACCGGTGGCGTCCGATTGCTGCGCTGA
- a CDS encoding HAD-IIA family hydrolase has product MATDGDALSAVYDALLFDLDGTVYHGPRPIPGVAEVIRAVREAGTAVRFVTNNASKTPGDVAATLRGMDIHADTTEVSTSAQAAARVLADRLPAGAEVVVVGAPALAAEVEGAGLRPVREMGDGVAAVVQGHWTETGWKHLAEGCLAIRAGALWVACNVDTTLPTERGQLPGNGAMVAALKAATGAEPVVAGKPAAPLFHTAAESANATKPLAVGDRLDTDIAGAVTAGLDSLLVLTGVATPATLLAAVPEERPTYVAATLEALTQPAADLQPGPQKGWQVDVDNHALVVSAKGSSDAYELLRALCHEAWQSGVTDVRPQDDEAAAALAELGLTRSR; this is encoded by the coding sequence ATGGCGACTGACGGGGACGCGCTCTCCGCCGTCTACGACGCGCTGTTGTTCGACCTCGACGGGACCGTCTACCACGGGCCTCGCCCCATCCCCGGGGTCGCCGAGGTGATCCGGGCGGTGCGGGAGGCCGGGACGGCCGTCCGGTTCGTCACCAACAACGCCTCCAAGACGCCCGGGGACGTCGCCGCCACGCTGCGCGGCATGGACATCCACGCCGACACCACCGAGGTCAGCACGAGCGCCCAGGCCGCGGCCAGGGTCCTCGCCGACCGGCTGCCCGCCGGCGCCGAGGTCGTGGTCGTCGGTGCCCCGGCGCTCGCGGCCGAGGTCGAGGGCGCCGGGCTGCGCCCGGTCCGCGAGATGGGCGACGGCGTCGCCGCGGTCGTGCAGGGGCACTGGACCGAGACCGGCTGGAAGCACCTCGCCGAGGGGTGCCTCGCCATCCGCGCCGGTGCCCTGTGGGTCGCCTGCAACGTCGACACCACGCTGCCCACCGAACGCGGGCAGCTCCCCGGCAACGGCGCGATGGTGGCCGCGCTCAAGGCAGCCACCGGTGCCGAGCCCGTCGTCGCCGGCAAGCCCGCCGCTCCGCTCTTCCACACCGCCGCGGAGTCCGCGAACGCGACGAAACCACTGGCCGTCGGCGACCGGCTCGACACCGACATCGCCGGTGCCGTCACCGCTGGACTCGACTCGCTGCTCGTGCTCACCGGCGTCGCGACCCCCGCGACCCTGCTGGCCGCTGTGCCCGAGGAGCGCCCGACGTACGTCGCCGCGACGCTCGAAGCCCTCACCCAGCCCGCGGCGGACCTGCAGCCCGGCCCCCAGAAGGGCTGGCAGGTGGACGTCGACAACCACGCGCTCGTCGTTTCGGCCAAGGGATCCTCGGACGCCTACGAGCTGCTGAGGGCCCTGTGCCACGAAGCCTGGCAGTCCGGCGTCACCGACGTGCGGCCCCAGGACGACGAGGCCGCCGCGGCGCTGGCCGAGCTGGGGCTCACGCGGTCGCGATGA
- a CDS encoding TlyA family RNA methyltransferase, with amino-acid sequence MPRRARLDAELVRRGLARSREHASTLIGEGKVTVRGMVASKPATGVESDAAIVVRAGDDPGWASRGAHKLLGALDAFAPGGLSVEGKRCLDAGASTGGFTDVLLRRGAAHVVAADVGRGLLDWRLQTDDRVLVLDRTNVRNLTPDQIGGPVDLVVGDLSFISLRLVLPALAACALPGADLVPMVKPQFEVGKERLGSGGVVRDPELRAQAVLGVLAAAEELGLHAHGVVASPLPGPSGNVEYFAWLRREASTVDSVEQLVRTAVGEGPQ; translated from the coding sequence ATGCCCCGTAGGGCTCGCCTCGACGCCGAACTGGTCCGCCGGGGTCTGGCTCGCTCCCGTGAGCACGCCAGCACGCTGATCGGCGAGGGCAAGGTGACCGTGCGCGGCATGGTCGCGAGCAAGCCCGCCACCGGCGTGGAATCCGACGCCGCCATCGTCGTGCGCGCGGGCGACGACCCGGGCTGGGCATCGCGCGGTGCGCACAAGCTGCTCGGCGCGCTCGACGCCTTCGCGCCCGGTGGCCTGTCCGTCGAGGGCAAGCGCTGCCTCGACGCGGGCGCGTCCACCGGCGGCTTCACCGACGTCCTCCTGCGCCGCGGCGCGGCCCACGTCGTCGCGGCGGATGTCGGGCGCGGGCTGCTCGACTGGCGCCTGCAGACAGACGACCGGGTGCTCGTGCTGGACCGGACGAACGTGCGCAACCTGACCCCCGACCAGATCGGCGGCCCGGTGGACCTCGTCGTCGGCGACCTGTCGTTCATCTCGCTGCGGCTCGTCCTGCCCGCGCTCGCCGCGTGCGCGCTCCCCGGTGCCGACCTGGTGCCGATGGTCAAACCGCAGTTCGAGGTCGGCAAGGAACGGCTGGGCAGCGGCGGTGTCGTGCGCGACCCCGAGCTGCGCGCCCAGGCCGTGCTCGGGGTGCTGGCGGCGGCGGAGGAGCTGGGCCTGCACGCACACGGCGTTGTGGCCAGCCCCTTGCCCGGCCCCTCGGGCAACGTCGAGTACTTCGCCTGGCTCCGCCGCGAAGCGTCCACTGTGGACAGCGTGGAACAACTGGTGCGCACGGCGGTCGGAGAGGGTCCCCAGTGA
- a CDS encoding NAD kinase: protein MNEKREVLLVVHPDRNATRDAARKVAAKFAAAGIGLRVTEEEVRDLIEHGGDERLCTLVAPHDHPAQGAELVLVLGGDGTLLRAAEIARPAGVPVLGVNLGRVGFLTEADSDALEDTVHRVVDRAYTVEERMTIDVAVTLDGQPVAETWALNEASVEKSSRERVLDALIEVDGRPVSSFGCDGVLCATPTGSTAYAFSAGGPIIWPDVEALLVVPSNAHAMFARPLVVSRDSVITVGIDPDGSPAVLTCDGLRHIALPRGARVRVVSGRVPVRLARLWSGPFTDRLVHKFALPVKSWRERHAG, encoded by the coding sequence GTGAACGAAAAGCGCGAGGTGCTGCTCGTCGTGCACCCCGACCGCAACGCCACCCGCGACGCCGCCCGCAAGGTGGCCGCGAAGTTCGCGGCCGCGGGCATCGGGCTGCGGGTGACCGAGGAAGAGGTGCGGGACCTCATCGAGCACGGCGGAGACGAGCGGCTGTGCACGTTGGTCGCCCCGCACGACCATCCCGCCCAGGGCGCTGAGCTGGTGCTCGTGCTCGGCGGCGACGGGACCCTGCTGCGCGCCGCCGAGATCGCGCGCCCGGCCGGCGTGCCCGTCCTGGGCGTCAACCTCGGCCGTGTCGGCTTCCTCACCGAGGCCGACTCGGACGCGCTCGAGGACACCGTGCACCGGGTCGTCGACCGCGCCTACACCGTCGAGGAGCGGATGACCATCGACGTCGCCGTGACCCTCGACGGCCAGCCTGTGGCCGAGACCTGGGCGCTCAACGAGGCGAGCGTGGAGAAGAGCTCGCGCGAGCGGGTCCTGGACGCGCTGATCGAGGTCGACGGGCGCCCGGTGTCCTCGTTCGGCTGCGACGGCGTCCTGTGCGCGACCCCGACCGGCTCCACCGCCTACGCCTTCTCCGCGGGCGGCCCCATCATCTGGCCCGACGTCGAGGCGCTGCTGGTGGTGCCGAGCAACGCGCACGCGATGTTCGCCCGGCCGCTGGTCGTCTCCCGGGACTCGGTGATCACCGTCGGCATCGACCCCGACGGCTCCCCGGCCGTGCTGACCTGCGACGGGCTGCGGCACATCGCGCTGCCCAGGGGCGCCAGGGTCCGGGTCGTGTCCGGGCGGGTGCCGGTGCGCCTGGCCCGGCTGTGGTCCGGGCCGTTCACCGACCGGCTGGTGCACAAGTTCGCGCTGCCGGTGAAGAGCTGGCGCGAACGACACGCGGGCTGA
- the recN gene encoding DNA repair protein RecN, with protein MSAPATTVVPVLAEMRIQGLGVIEDALLELHPGFTVVTGETGAGKTMVVTGLHLLSGGRAEASKVRNGSGRAVVEGRFDGVLAGHVARIVTDAGGETDEDGSLIAMRSVSADGRSRAHLGGRSVPVSVLSDLADRLLAVHGQNDQLRLLRPAEQRDVLDRFAGEAVAGPLARYREVREQWQSVVAELTERQTRSRELAQQADLLRHGLGEIESVDPQAGEDAELSEQIKRLAAVDELRAAATAAHEAVSGASDGDPDAPGALGLVGEARRRLAGAEDSVLRDLEPRLAEAAVLLTDVGAELGGYLDELEADPQRLEQVLARQADIKKLTRKYAADVDGVLAWAEDARARLSTMDTSEEALAELAARRDELAAQLAEHAQALSKARGEAAAELSGEVTAELAGLAMGQAQIDVTVQRRVAEAGDQYALRVDGELVHAGNSGVDEVELLLRAHSAAPPLPVHKAASGGELSRVMLAIEVVLANADTVQTLVFDEVDAGVGGRAAVEIGRRLARLARSHQVLVVTHLPQVAAFADRHLVVDKGTAEGITRSGVQTLEQSERVQELARMLAGMEGTETGRAHAEELLAVAEADKAAASGPRKKGGSRKPRK; from the coding sequence ATGTCGGCCCCTGCCACTACGGTGGTCCCCGTGCTGGCCGAGATGCGCATCCAGGGCCTCGGAGTGATCGAGGACGCCCTGCTCGAACTGCACCCGGGCTTCACCGTGGTCACCGGGGAGACGGGTGCTGGCAAGACCATGGTCGTCACCGGGCTGCACCTGCTCTCGGGCGGGCGGGCCGAGGCCTCCAAGGTGCGGAACGGGTCCGGGCGGGCCGTCGTCGAGGGCCGGTTCGACGGCGTCCTCGCCGGGCACGTCGCCCGGATCGTGACCGACGCGGGTGGTGAGACCGACGAGGACGGCAGCCTGATCGCGATGCGCTCGGTGAGCGCCGACGGGCGCTCCCGCGCCCACCTGGGCGGGCGGTCGGTGCCGGTGAGCGTGCTGTCCGACCTGGCCGACCGGCTGCTGGCCGTGCACGGCCAGAACGACCAGCTGCGCCTGCTGCGCCCCGCCGAGCAGCGGGACGTGCTCGACAGGTTCGCCGGGGAGGCCGTGGCCGGGCCGCTGGCGCGCTACCGCGAGGTCCGCGAGCAGTGGCAGTCGGTGGTCGCCGAGCTGACCGAGCGGCAGACCCGCTCGCGCGAGCTGGCGCAGCAGGCCGACCTGCTGCGGCACGGCCTCGGCGAGATCGAGTCGGTCGACCCGCAGGCCGGGGAGGATGCCGAGCTCTCCGAGCAGATCAAACGGCTCGCCGCGGTCGACGAGCTGCGGGCGGCGGCCACAGCCGCGCACGAGGCGGTCTCGGGCGCCTCGGACGGCGACCCGGACGCGCCGGGTGCGCTGGGCCTGGTGGGCGAGGCGCGACGGCGGCTCGCCGGCGCCGAGGACTCGGTGCTGCGCGACCTCGAGCCGCGGCTGGCCGAGGCCGCCGTGCTGCTCACCGACGTGGGCGCCGAGCTGGGCGGCTACCTCGACGAGCTGGAGGCCGACCCACAGCGGCTGGAGCAGGTGCTCGCGCGGCAGGCCGACATCAAGAAGCTGACCCGCAAGTACGCCGCGGACGTCGACGGCGTGCTCGCCTGGGCCGAGGACGCCCGCGCCCGGCTGTCCACAATGGACACCTCCGAGGAGGCGCTGGCCGAGCTGGCGGCGCGCCGTGACGAGCTCGCGGCGCAGCTCGCCGAGCACGCGCAGGCGCTGTCGAAGGCGCGCGGCGAGGCGGCGGCGGAACTGTCCGGGGAGGTCACCGCGGAGCTGGCCGGCCTCGCGATGGGCCAGGCCCAGATCGACGTGACCGTGCAGCGCCGGGTCGCCGAGGCCGGTGACCAGTACGCCTTGCGGGTGGACGGTGAGCTGGTGCACGCGGGGAACAGCGGCGTCGACGAGGTCGAGCTGCTGCTGCGGGCGCACTCCGCCGCGCCGCCGTTGCCGGTGCACAAGGCCGCGTCGGGCGGTGAGCTGTCGCGGGTGATGCTGGCGATCGAGGTCGTGCTCGCGAACGCCGACACGGTGCAGACGCTGGTGTTCGACGAGGTGGACGCCGGGGTCGGCGGCCGGGCGGCGGTAGAGATCGGCAGGCGGCTGGCGCGGCTCGCGCGCAGCCACCAGGTGCTCGTCGTGACGCACCTGCCGCAGGTGGCCGCGTTCGCGGACCGGCACCTGGTGGTGGACAAGGGCACCGCGGAGGGCATCACGCGCAGCGGCGTGCAGACGCTGGAGCAGTCCGAGCGGGTGCAGGAGCTGGCGCGGATGCTGGCCGGGATGGAAGGCACCGAGACCGGGCGGGCACACGCCGAGGAGCTGCTCGCGGTGGCCGAGGCCGACAAGGCGGCCGCGTCCGGCCCGCGTAAGAAGGGCGGCTCGCGCAAGCCCAGGAAGTAG
- the steA gene encoding putative cytokinetic ring protein SteA, with protein sequence MKLTGLLTRHTENLPGITGVARVDRRTRELLRRISPGDVVVLDQLDLDRTTADALVEAEVAAVVNASPSISGRFPNLGPEVVVGAGIPLVDGVGGEVLRRLKDGTRVRLHEGIVYVGERRVASGVEQTRESIADQMIEAKAGMSTQLEAFSANTIEFLRRERTLILDGVGVPEVRVPLRDRHVLVVAPGKGHAADLKALKKYIGEHRPVLFGVDAGADTLREQGYQPDIIVGDPSGIGAETLKSGAEVVVPAQPDGHAPGVTRIQDLGIGAVTFPASGNSEDLALLIADAHQASLVVTVGFQATLAEFLDHGRSGSNPSTFLTRLKLGTKLVDGKAVAALHRSRVSLGAVVLLVLAALVVVVVALLMSDVGSVYLDWIRATWNSFTSWVKGLFA encoded by the coding sequence ATGAAGCTGACCGGACTGCTCACTCGGCACACCGAGAACCTCCCCGGCATCACCGGCGTGGCCCGTGTGGACCGGCGCACCCGGGAGCTTCTCCGCCGGATCAGTCCGGGCGACGTGGTCGTCCTCGACCAGCTCGATCTCGACCGCACGACGGCCGACGCGCTGGTGGAGGCCGAGGTCGCCGCGGTGGTCAACGCCTCGCCGTCGATCTCCGGCCGCTTTCCCAACCTGGGGCCCGAGGTCGTGGTGGGCGCGGGCATCCCGCTGGTCGACGGCGTCGGCGGCGAGGTCCTGCGGCGGCTCAAGGACGGCACCAGGGTCCGCCTGCACGAGGGCATCGTCTACGTCGGCGAGCGGCGGGTCGCCTCGGGCGTCGAGCAGACCCGCGAGAGCATCGCCGACCAGATGATCGAGGCGAAGGCCGGGATGTCCACCCAGCTGGAAGCCTTCTCCGCCAACACGATCGAGTTCCTGCGCCGCGAGCGCACGCTGATCCTCGACGGCGTCGGCGTGCCCGAGGTGCGGGTCCCGTTGCGGGACAGGCACGTCCTGGTCGTCGCGCCCGGCAAGGGGCACGCGGCGGACCTCAAGGCGCTCAAGAAGTACATCGGCGAGCACCGCCCCGTCCTCTTCGGCGTCGACGCCGGCGCGGACACGCTGCGCGAGCAGGGCTACCAGCCGGACATCATCGTGGGCGACCCGAGCGGTATCGGTGCCGAGACGCTCAAGTCGGGCGCCGAGGTCGTGGTGCCCGCGCAGCCCGACGGGCACGCGCCGGGCGTCACCCGGATCCAGGACCTCGGCATCGGCGCGGTCACCTTCCCGGCGTCGGGCAACTCCGAGGACCTCGCGCTCCTGATCGCCGACGCGCACCAGGCGAGCCTGGTGGTGACCGTCGGGTTCCAGGCGACGCTCGCGGAGTTCCTCGACCACGGCCGGTCCGGCTCCAACCCGTCCACCTTCCTCACCCGGCTCAAGCTGGGCACGAAGCTGGTGGACGGCAAGGCTGTCGCCGCGCTGCACCGCAGCCGCGTCTCGCTCGGCGCGGTGGTGCTGCTCGTGCTCGCCGCGCTCGTGGTGGTCGTCGTCGCGCTGCTGATGTCCGACGTCGGCAGCGTCTACCTCGACTGGATCCGCGCCACCTGGAATTCGTTCACCAGCTGGGTCAAGGGGCTTTTCGCGTGA
- a CDS encoding copper transporter produces the protein MISLRYHIVSIASVFLALAVGVVLGSTALSGSLLSGLSDEKGQLASQVADLQAQRNQLNARLTDADAFAGAMGPKVVAGALAQRSVILITTEDAKPADRDALKQLIGQSGATVTGELQLTSSFVDPAKADQLRQVVTRLQPAGSTFPTAGDPGTLAGALVGSVLLLNKDTAKPQSTPDELAAAIGGLTDGGFVRASPSIGPGQLAVVLTSGQATGDGAGDKAATLARFATQLDRSGAGSVLAGDPASAEGTGALGVVRADTSATSILSTVDNVNTAAGRIATVLALREQLDGAVGRYGIAGNAQAPAPGVNASGS, from the coding sequence GTGATTTCTCTGCGGTACCACATCGTCTCGATCGCCTCGGTGTTCCTGGCGCTGGCGGTAGGGGTGGTGCTCGGCTCGACGGCGCTGAGCGGCTCGCTGCTGTCCGGGCTCTCGGACGAGAAGGGGCAGCTGGCGAGTCAGGTCGCCGACCTGCAGGCACAGCGCAACCAGCTCAACGCCCGGCTCACCGATGCCGACGCGTTCGCCGGTGCGATGGGCCCGAAGGTCGTCGCCGGGGCGCTCGCGCAGCGGTCGGTCATCCTGATCACGACCGAGGACGCGAAGCCGGCCGACCGCGACGCGCTCAAGCAGCTCATCGGCCAGTCGGGCGCGACGGTGACCGGCGAGCTGCAGCTGACCTCGTCGTTCGTCGACCCGGCGAAGGCCGACCAGCTGCGGCAGGTGGTGACGCGCCTGCAGCCCGCCGGCTCGACGTTCCCGACCGCGGGCGACCCCGGCACCCTCGCCGGTGCGCTTGTCGGCTCGGTGCTGCTGCTGAACAAGGACACCGCGAAGCCGCAGTCCACCCCCGACGAGCTGGCCGCGGCGATCGGCGGGCTCACCGACGGCGGGTTCGTCAGGGCCAGCCCGAGCATCGGGCCAGGGCAGCTCGCCGTGGTGCTGACCAGCGGGCAGGCGACCGGTGACGGGGCGGGGGACAAGGCCGCGACGCTGGCCCGGTTCGCCACGCAGCTCGACCGGTCCGGTGCGGGCAGCGTGCTCGCCGGCGACCCGGCCTCGGCGGAGGGCACCGGGGCGCTCGGGGTGGTCCGTGCCGACACCTCCGCGACCTCGATCCTGTCCACCGTGGACAACGTCAACACGGCGGCGGGCCGGATCGCGACGGTGCTGGCACTGCGCGAGCAGCTCGACGGCGCCGTCGGCCGGTACGGGATCGCGGGCAACGCGCAGGCGCCCGCGCCCGGGGTGAACGCCAGCGGTAGCTAG
- a CDS encoding nuclear transport factor 2 family protein, with product MSPYLTVQDRRQRAHGAVDRLHERLLANDVHGFAAVFAVNGVLELPFGPAALRGREQVREYVRDDITAIVSQTRYDTTDPDVLVVEWEAGGSRHLTVVRVGGGGVELFRDYSGPAAAGEEPRSG from the coding sequence GTGAGTCCCTACCTCACCGTGCAGGACCGCCGTCAGCGTGCCCACGGGGCCGTCGACCGGCTCCACGAGCGGCTGCTGGCCAACGACGTGCACGGGTTCGCCGCCGTCTTCGCCGTCAACGGGGTGCTGGAGCTCCCGTTCGGGCCGGCCGCATTGCGCGGCCGCGAGCAGGTGCGTGAGTACGTGCGGGACGACATCACCGCGATCGTGTCGCAGACCAGGTACGACACGACCGATCCGGACGTGCTCGTCGTCGAGTGGGAAGCCGGTGGCAGCAGGCACCTCACCGTGGTCAGGGTCGGCGGCGGCGGGGTGGAGTTGTTCCGCGACTACTCCGGCCCGGCGGCCGCCGGGGAAGAACCACGTTCTGGTTAG